In Lewinellaceae bacterium, a single window of DNA contains:
- a CDS encoding T9SS type A sorting domain-containing protein — protein sequence MKKYLHAIFAFSLIFAVQGGLWAQPANDECADAISVGLGSHDFSTVDATTGIPGFPQNCPSDDSSSDSLYNDIWYTYTAEFTGQVEFSTCGMAGFDTNLAVYGPDAPCPPTDDNIIDCSEDAPGCSLFTSSVAFDVVEGQTYLLRLGGYGSNSPGEEGTGTFTLEEYVPPLGPPNDDCETAAPIVLNANDSTFVEYVTLNANTSPPEHLQPILCFEADETNVYNDVWYVWTATFTDGLEWSNCGTNSFDSRMAVYESTTCPPDVNTLVGCSDDAFDDNGIQCGGYSSRAFFNVEEGKTYYFRLGGFSSSGAGNGTFYIRRIPFIQPPANDPCATPETAYIITEEEADNFDILFEGNTSLASGQPEIPIPKCDDPNEFWDVWYSFNCGPNEEITLRFNKLTLFAEFTIDIFESCGVLADSTWCIRSDEQSESFFSQTLTGFPGDSSNYLIRVSTNIVDYPPGEFFFQLTGTPFGPVGLDELPVESFRFYPNPAKEQANMSFRTKESLDSRAEVVNTLGQAVQQLNFGRLAPGEHNLSFSTADLDPGIYFLRLQADGRQKTVRFVKQ from the coding sequence ATGAAGAAGTATTTACATGCCATTTTTGCTTTTTCCTTGATATTTGCGGTTCAAGGAGGCCTTTGGGCCCAGCCTGCCAATGACGAATGCGCAGATGCCATTTCGGTGGGATTGGGTTCCCACGATTTTAGTACTGTCGATGCGACGACCGGCATTCCGGGATTTCCCCAGAATTGCCCTTCGGACGACAGCTCTTCGGATTCCCTGTACAACGATATCTGGTATACGTATACCGCCGAATTCACCGGCCAGGTAGAGTTCAGCACTTGCGGTATGGCCGGGTTCGACACCAACCTGGCGGTTTATGGCCCGGATGCTCCTTGTCCGCCCACAGACGATAATATCATAGACTGTAGCGAAGACGCCCCCGGTTGCTCCCTTTTCACATCTTCCGTTGCCTTCGACGTAGTGGAAGGGCAAACCTATCTGCTGCGCCTTGGAGGGTATGGCAGCAACAGCCCGGGGGAAGAAGGGACCGGCACGTTCACCCTCGAAGAATACGTTCCTCCTCTTGGCCCGCCCAACGATGACTGCGAGACAGCCGCTCCTATCGTGCTCAACGCCAACGACTCCACCTTCGTGGAATATGTCACGCTGAACGCCAATACCAGCCCTCCCGAACACCTCCAGCCAATACTCTGCTTCGAAGCAGACGAGACAAATGTTTATAATGACGTTTGGTACGTGTGGACTGCTACTTTTACCGATGGGCTGGAATGGTCGAACTGCGGCACCAACAGCTTTGACTCCCGCATGGCGGTCTACGAATCAACTACCTGCCCGCCGGATGTAAACACCCTGGTCGGCTGCAGCGATGACGCATTTGACGACAATGGCATTCAGTGTGGCGGCTACTCTTCCCGGGCATTCTTTAATGTAGAAGAAGGAAAAACCTATTACTTCCGGTTGGGCGGATTTTCGTCCAGCGGCGCCGGCAACGGCACTTTCTACATCCGGCGAATCCCATTTATCCAACCGCCCGCCAACGACCCCTGTGCAACGCCGGAAACGGCCTACATCATAACGGAGGAAGAGGCCGACAACTTTGACATCCTCTTCGAAGGCAACACTTCCCTGGCTTCCGGCCAACCGGAAATTCCGATCCCAAAATGCGACGACCCCAACGAATTCTGGGATGTCTGGTACAGCTTCAACTGCGGGCCCAATGAAGAGATCACCCTGCGTTTCAATAAGCTGACCCTGTTCGCTGAATTTACCATAGATATTTTCGAATCCTGTGGCGTGCTTGCGGACAGTACCTGGTGTATCCGCTCCGATGAGCAGAGCGAGTCCTTTTTCTCTCAAACCCTCACCGGATTTCCCGGAGACTCTTCCAATTACCTGATCCGGGTTTCCACCAATATAGTCGATTATCCGCCCGGCGAGTTCTTCTTCCAGTTGACCGGTACTCCTTTTGGGCCGGTTGGCCTGGATGAATTGCCGGTGGAAAGCTTCCGGTTCTACCCCAACCCGGCCAAGGAGCAGGCCAATATGAGCTTCCGGACAAAAGAGTCTCTGGATAGCCGGGCGGAGGTCGTCAATACCCTCGGCCAGGCCGTGCAGCAGCTGAATTTCGGCCGCCTCGCCCCGGGCGAGCACAACCTGTCCTTCTCTACCGCTGATTTGGATCCAGGCATCTACTTCCTGCGCCTGCAGGCCGACGGCCGGCAAAAGACGGTGCGCTTTGTGAAGCAATAG
- the modA gene encoding molybdate ABC transporter substrate-binding protein, whose product MAAFLLQCAGSGSHEQGEERAAEPKITVAVAANVQFAMKELEKAFEEESGADVNVVVSSSGKLAAQILQGAPYSLLISADMKYPEALRQGGKAAGSPKIYAYGALVLWTLREGAELYPDPGFLLADSIRKVAIANPRNAPYGEQAVNYLKYYGVYEAIQSKLAYGESIAQTNQYILAGTVEAGITAKSVVLSPEMKDKGKWVELPPQAYQPIGQGVVITSYGQENHPEECRKFFDFLFSESARQVFEQYGYSLPTN is encoded by the coding sequence ATGGCTGCCTTCCTCCTCCAATGCGCCGGCTCCGGTTCGCATGAACAGGGAGAGGAGCGGGCCGCTGAACCGAAGATAACCGTAGCAGTAGCCGCCAATGTGCAGTTCGCAATGAAAGAACTGGAGAAAGCCTTTGAGGAGGAAAGCGGCGCCGATGTAAATGTGGTGGTCAGTTCGTCCGGGAAACTGGCTGCTCAAATCCTGCAGGGAGCGCCCTACAGCCTGCTGATATCCGCCGATATGAAATACCCCGAGGCGTTGCGGCAGGGAGGCAAAGCGGCGGGCAGCCCCAAAATATATGCTTATGGCGCTTTGGTGTTATGGACGCTCAGAGAAGGAGCGGAACTCTATCCTGACCCCGGCTTCCTGCTCGCCGATTCCATCCGCAAGGTGGCCATTGCCAATCCCCGGAATGCTCCTTACGGTGAGCAGGCCGTCAATTATTTAAAGTATTACGGTGTGTATGAGGCCATTCAATCCAAGCTGGCCTACGGCGAGAGCATCGCCCAAACCAACCAATATATCCTGGCCGGGACGGTGGAGGCCGGCATCACCGCCAAATCTGTAGTGCTTTCTCCTGAAATGAAGGATAAAGGCAAATGGGTAGAACTGCCGCCGCAGGCCTACCAACCGATCGGGCAGGGCGTAGTGATCACTTCCTACGGGCAGGAAAACCACCCTGAGGAATGTCGAAAATTTTTCGATTTTCTGTTCTCGGAAAGCGCCCGCCAGGTCTTTGAACAGTATGGTTACAGCTTGCCTACCAATTAA
- the rny gene encoding ribonuclease Y: MEIIFGIAGLVVGVIAGYIIVRSTLQKTNQKYIDEMNAKADLEVKEARIAAKRIMEEAESKAEKIYATAENKNERIKQRKIQDAKEKFNRLKAEFDAHKAEQLVEIKEREVEIKAIESELKQKHDRLDERSRALDAVQSDLEQREADAIALRENLEKQQKVMARKKEELDAANERFIIELEKVSNLSEAEAKEQLLEAVKAKAETDSMALVKSTVEQAKVTANKEAKKIVIQTIQRMCAEYTIENTVSVFNLDSDDLKGQIIGREGRNIRALEAATGAEIVVDDTPEAIIISSFDPIRREVARLALKRLVADGRIHPARIEEVVAKVRKQLDEQIVEIGERTVIDLDLHGLDAYLVKMVGRMRFRSSYGQNLLKHSIESANLCAIMAAELGLSPKQVKMAKRAGLLHDIGKVAEEETELSHAILGMKLAEKYKEHPVVCNAIGAHHDEVEMNNIISPIVQACDAISGARPGARREILESYLKRIGELEELAMAHDGVQKAYAMQAGRELRVIVESDKVTDQYADDLSFMISQKIQDEMQYPGQVKVTVIREKRAITYAR, translated from the coding sequence ATGGAAATAATATTCGGAATCGCCGGCCTGGTTGTAGGCGTTATCGCCGGCTATATTATTGTTCGGTCTACTTTGCAAAAAACCAACCAGAAGTACATCGACGAAATGAACGCCAAGGCAGACCTGGAGGTCAAGGAAGCCCGCATTGCCGCTAAGCGCATTATGGAAGAGGCGGAAAGCAAGGCGGAAAAAATCTACGCTACGGCTGAGAACAAGAACGAACGCATCAAGCAGCGCAAAATCCAGGATGCGAAAGAGAAGTTCAACCGCCTGAAAGCCGAATTCGATGCTCACAAAGCCGAGCAATTGGTGGAGATCAAAGAACGGGAAGTGGAGATCAAAGCCATAGAATCGGAGTTGAAGCAGAAGCACGACCGCCTCGACGAACGGAGCCGGGCGCTGGATGCAGTCCAGTCTGACCTGGAGCAGCGCGAAGCCGACGCTATCGCCCTGCGGGAAAACCTGGAAAAGCAGCAAAAAGTAATGGCCCGCAAAAAGGAAGAGCTGGACGCCGCCAACGAGCGCTTCATCATCGAGCTCGAAAAGGTGTCCAACCTCAGCGAGGCGGAAGCGAAAGAACAGTTGCTGGAAGCCGTTAAGGCCAAAGCGGAAACGGACTCAATGGCCCTGGTCAAGAGTACGGTCGAGCAGGCTAAAGTGACCGCCAATAAAGAGGCCAAGAAAATTGTCATTCAGACCATTCAGCGCATGTGCGCCGAATACACCATCGAAAATACGGTTTCGGTCTTCAACCTGGATTCCGACGACCTCAAAGGGCAGATCATCGGCCGGGAAGGCCGCAACATTCGCGCCCTGGAAGCCGCCACCGGCGCCGAGATCGTTGTCGACGACACCCCGGAGGCCATCATCATTTCCAGTTTCGACCCCATCCGCCGGGAAGTAGCGCGCCTGGCCCTCAAGCGCCTGGTAGCCGACGGCCGCATCCACCCCGCCCGCATCGAGGAGGTGGTCGCCAAGGTGCGCAAGCAGCTGGACGAACAGATCGTAGAAATCGGCGAGCGTACCGTGATCGACCTCGACCTGCACGGCCTCGACGCCTACCTCGTCAAAATGGTGGGCCGCATGCGCTTCCGCTCCTCCTATGGACAGAACCTGCTGAAACACTCCATCGAATCGGCTAACCTCTGCGCCATTATGGCGGCGGAACTCGGCCTGAGCCCCAAACAGGTCAAAATGGCCAAACGCGCCGGATTGCTCCACGACATCGGCAAAGTTGCCGAAGAAGAAACGGAACTGTCCCACGCTATCCTGGGCATGAAACTGGCCGAAAAATACAAGGAGCATCCGGTAGTGTGCAATGCCATCGGCGCTCACCACGACGAGGTCGAGATGAACAACATCATTTCTCCCATCGTTCAGGCCTGCGATGCCATCTCCGGCGCCCGCCCCGGCGCCCGCCGCGAAATCCTGGAGAGCTACCTCAAGCGCATCGGCGAGCTGGAGGAGCTGGCCATGGCGCACGACGGCGTGCAGAAAGCGTACGCCATGCAGGCGGGCCGCGAACTGCGTGTGATTGTTGAATCCGATAAGGTGACCGACCAGTACGCCGACGACCTCTCCTTTATGATCTCGCAGAAAATACAGGATGAAATGCAGTATCCGGGACAGGTCAAAGTGACGGTTATTCGCGAAAAGCGCGCCATTACCTATGCGCGTTAA
- a CDS encoding phenylalanine--tRNA ligase subunit beta, translating to MKVSLNWLKEYLDIKLGPEEISEILTGIGLEVEGMERVETIRGGLEGVVAGKVLECGRHPNADRLSLTRVDIGNGEGPLQIICGAPNVAAGQTVFVATAGTTLYPIGSEEPLVLKKGKIRGELSEGMICSEDELGIGEDHSGIVVLPDEVPIGTPARDYYKIETDVVYEIGLTPNRSDATNHIGVAKDVAAYLKINHGHSGEVRLPSVEGFRPDNNSLPVEVVVENAEACPRYAGVTIKGIAVGESPDWLRNRLLSIGLRPINNMVDITNFILHELGQPLHAFDLRQVTGNKIIVKALPKGSKFTTLDEVERELTGEDLMICDGKEQGMCIGGVYGGINSGVKETTTDIFLESAHFNPKWIRRTSMGHNLRTDAAKVFEKGSDPNVALYALKRAALLMKELGGGEIASELVDLYPNPVRPAEVQVKYAHIDRLVGIGIPREVVHSILAALEMEILADGEAAFTVAVPTNKSDVTREADVIEEILRIYGYNKVPIPEQVKTGINIAPKPDPDELRNTVGDYLASNGFHEMMALSLSESRLYKELYSSVPEEELVYINNTSNVQLDIMRPDMLFSGLNAVLHNQNRQQTSLKLFEFGRSYRHGGKGIREQQHLSLFLAGARYPESWLGNRKGEADYYSIKALASNLLARLGIGEFQESAISDETFAYGMQYHRGPQVLVRFGKVSPRLSKQMDIRSSVYFADFNWDALLKAVRKHKIEYQELNKFPTVRRDLALVIDNSVKFSDIVALARKVGKKLIQDINLFDVYENESQLGKGKKSYAVSFIFEDPSKTLKDKEVDKVVNQLIEAYESQLGASIRR from the coding sequence ATGAAAGTATCTTTAAACTGGCTAAAGGAATACCTCGACATAAAACTCGGCCCGGAAGAAATCTCGGAGATTCTTACCGGCATCGGGCTGGAAGTGGAAGGGATGGAACGGGTGGAAACCATCCGGGGCGGCCTGGAGGGCGTAGTGGCGGGGAAAGTCCTGGAGTGCGGCAGGCATCCGAACGCAGACCGGCTCTCTCTCACCCGGGTGGATATTGGCAACGGCGAAGGCCCGCTGCAGATTATATGTGGCGCGCCCAATGTAGCCGCCGGGCAGACCGTTTTTGTGGCTACCGCCGGAACGACGCTATACCCCATTGGCAGCGAAGAGCCGCTGGTACTGAAAAAGGGCAAGATCAGAGGGGAACTCTCCGAAGGAATGATCTGCTCGGAAGATGAACTGGGCATCGGCGAAGACCACAGCGGCATCGTGGTGTTGCCCGATGAGGTGCCCATCGGCACTCCAGCCAGAGACTATTACAAAATCGAAACGGACGTCGTTTACGAGATTGGCCTGACGCCCAACCGCTCCGACGCCACCAACCACATCGGAGTCGCCAAAGATGTGGCGGCTTACCTGAAGATCAATCACGGGCACAGCGGCGAAGTCCGCCTGCCTTCTGTCGAAGGGTTCAGACCGGACAACAACAGCCTGCCGGTGGAGGTAGTCGTGGAAAATGCGGAAGCCTGCCCCCGCTATGCCGGCGTTACCATCAAAGGCATCGCGGTAGGAGAATCTCCGGACTGGCTGCGCAACCGCCTGTTGTCCATCGGCCTGCGGCCCATCAATAATATGGTGGACATCACCAACTTCATCCTGCACGAACTGGGGCAACCGCTCCACGCTTTCGACCTCAGGCAGGTCACTGGAAATAAGATCATCGTCAAAGCCCTGCCCAAAGGTTCGAAGTTCACCACCCTCGACGAGGTAGAACGCGAGCTTACCGGCGAGGACCTCATGATCTGCGACGGAAAAGAACAGGGGATGTGCATCGGAGGCGTTTACGGCGGCATCAATTCCGGTGTTAAGGAAACGACTACCGACATTTTCCTCGAATCGGCCCATTTCAACCCGAAATGGATCCGGCGCACCAGCATGGGCCACAACCTGCGCACCGATGCGGCCAAAGTCTTCGAAAAAGGCAGCGACCCCAATGTAGCCCTTTATGCCCTCAAACGGGCGGCGCTGTTGATGAAAGAGCTGGGAGGTGGCGAAATCGCCAGTGAATTGGTGGACCTTTACCCGAACCCCGTCCGGCCGGCCGAAGTTCAGGTCAAATACGCCCACATCGACCGCCTGGTCGGCATTGGGATACCCCGCGAAGTGGTTCACAGCATACTGGCCGCCTTGGAAATGGAAATCCTGGCCGATGGAGAAGCGGCCTTCACGGTGGCCGTGCCGACCAACAAATCGGATGTCACCCGCGAAGCCGACGTGATAGAGGAAATCCTCCGCATCTACGGGTACAACAAGGTGCCCATCCCCGAGCAGGTCAAGACGGGCATCAACATCGCTCCGAAACCCGACCCGGACGAGCTGCGCAATACCGTCGGAGATTATCTGGCCTCCAATGGCTTCCACGAAATGATGGCCCTCTCCCTGTCCGAATCGCGCCTCTACAAAGAACTGTACAGCAGCGTTCCGGAGGAAGAACTGGTATACATCAACAATACCTCCAACGTGCAACTGGACATCATGCGGCCCGATATGCTCTTCAGCGGGCTGAATGCGGTGCTGCACAACCAGAACCGCCAGCAGACCAGCCTGAAGCTGTTCGAATTTGGCCGCAGCTACCGCCACGGCGGGAAAGGCATCCGGGAACAACAGCACTTGAGCCTGTTCCTGGCCGGCGCGCGTTATCCCGAAAGCTGGCTCGGCAACCGCAAGGGCGAGGCGGATTACTACAGCATCAAGGCCCTGGCAAGCAACCTGCTCGCCCGGCTGGGGATCGGCGAATTCCAGGAGTCGGCCATCAGCGATGAAACCTTTGCCTATGGCATGCAGTACCACCGTGGCCCGCAGGTGCTGGTGCGATTCGGCAAGGTGTCGCCCCGGCTCAGCAAGCAGATGGATATTCGCAGCAGCGTCTATTTTGCGGATTTCAACTGGGATGCCCTGCTCAAGGCGGTGCGCAAACACAAGATAGAATATCAGGAACTTAACAAATTCCCCACAGTGCGCAGGGATTTGGCATTGGTTATTGATAATTCCGTAAAATTTAGTGATATTGTGGCGTTAGCCAGAAAAGTAGGCAAGAAACTCATTCAGGATATTAACCTCTTTGACGTCTACGAAAATGAAAGCCAGCTGGGCAAGGGCAAAAAGTCTTACGCAGTGAGCTTTATCTTCGAAGACCCGTCTAAAACCTTGAAGGACAAGGAGGTCGACAAAGTCGTTAATCAACTGATAGAGGCTTACGAGTCGCAATTGGGAGCGTCGATCCGGCGTTAA
- a CDS encoding pantoate--beta-alanine ligase, whose translation MYLFKKISTLRRFLKSYQSKNRPIGFVPTMGALHEGHLSLVRQSLESTQCTVCSIFVNPTQFNEAADLEKYPRTPAKDLAMLYKAGCHSVFMPSPKEVYPPGLDTRVEMDFGPLAQPMEGRFRPGHFGGVAQVVKRLLDIVEPDRLFLGQKDYQQYLVVRHMAQALSLPTEVVMSPIVREKNGLAMSSRNQRLSPEQREQAAALHQTLQQAAEWMGKYPPREIERKAMQLLQSAGLEPEYFELVDGDSLQPAPDFKNHGTVVACAAIWVGGVRLIDNLILK comes from the coding sequence ATGTATCTTTTTAAAAAAATCAGCACACTCCGGCGGTTCCTGAAATCCTACCAGAGCAAGAACCGGCCCATCGGGTTCGTGCCTACCATGGGCGCTTTGCACGAAGGGCATTTATCCCTGGTTCGGCAATCCCTGGAGTCCACCCAATGCACGGTTTGCAGCATTTTTGTCAACCCCACCCAGTTTAACGAAGCGGCCGACCTGGAAAAATATCCCCGCACTCCCGCCAAAGACCTGGCGATGCTTTACAAAGCCGGGTGCCACTCCGTTTTCATGCCTTCGCCCAAAGAGGTCTACCCTCCCGGGCTGGATACCCGCGTTGAAATGGATTTCGGGCCGCTGGCCCAGCCTATGGAAGGCCGTTTTCGCCCCGGCCACTTCGGAGGAGTGGCACAGGTGGTCAAACGCCTGCTCGACATCGTAGAGCCCGACCGCCTCTTCCTGGGGCAGAAAGATTACCAGCAATACCTGGTTGTGCGCCACATGGCCCAAGCCCTTTCGCTGCCAACCGAGGTCGTGATGAGCCCCATCGTCCGCGAAAAGAACGGCCTGGCAATGAGCTCCCGCAACCAGCGCCTCAGCCCGGAACAACGCGAACAGGCCGCGGCCCTGCACCAAACCCTGCAACAAGCCGCCGAATGGATGGGCAAATACCCGCCCCGGGAAATAGAGCGCAAAGCCATGCAGCTATTGCAGTCGGCTGGCCTGGAACCAGAATACTTCGAGCTGGTAGATGGCGATAGCCTGCAACCCGCCCCGGATTTCAAAAACCACGGGACGGTCGTCGCCTGCGCCGCTATATGGGTGGGTGGCGTCCGGTTGATCGACAACCTGATCCTTAAGTAG
- a CDS encoding cell division protein ZapA, producing MQDKETKHITVLIASRPYPLKIDASDEPAIRKIVNEVNEKVNRFQLTYANKDKQDCLSMALLTYAVDLHKAKQAIANDPALSAKLANLDALLDRLLT from the coding sequence GTGCAGGATAAAGAGACGAAACATATAACCGTATTGATTGCCAGCAGGCCCTATCCTTTAAAGATCGATGCATCCGACGAGCCTGCTATCAGAAAAATCGTCAATGAGGTCAACGAAAAGGTGAACCGTTTTCAACTGACCTATGCCAATAAGGACAAACAGGACTGCCTTTCCATGGCGCTCCTTACCTATGCGGTAGACCTGCACAAAGCTAAACAGGCCATCGCCAACGACCCGGCCCTTTCTGCAAAGCTTGCCAACCTCGATGCTCTGCTCGACAGGCTTTTGACGTGA
- a CDS encoding hemolysin III family protein, translated as MDYLTTPLELKQERVNAWTHGVGFALGLLGVPLLLYYSSAPSDTYHWWSLALFGFSMLFVYFISTLYHSVREPRWKYLCRKADHISIYFLIAGTHTPFLVYCFPEASGRFYLYLIWGLVAVGLVYKLFFFDRWEWLSVTFYLAMGWLGMITIPQASGLMPQATLIGILLGGLSYTIGVVFYAWRKLTYHHAIWHLFVIGGSLGHFWAIWELVV; from the coding sequence ATGGACTATCTGACAACTCCTCTCGAATTAAAACAGGAACGCGTCAATGCCTGGACCCACGGCGTGGGCTTTGCCCTTGGCTTGCTGGGCGTGCCGCTCCTGCTATACTACAGCTCCGCTCCCAGCGACACCTATCATTGGTGGAGCCTGGCTCTTTTCGGCTTCTCCATGCTGTTCGTTTATTTTATTTCCACCCTTTACCACAGCGTTCGGGAGCCGCGCTGGAAATACCTCTGCCGCAAGGCCGACCACATCAGCATTTACTTCCTCATTGCGGGCACCCATACGCCGTTTCTGGTCTATTGCTTCCCGGAGGCTTCCGGGCGCTTTTACCTCTATCTGATATGGGGGTTGGTGGCAGTGGGGTTGGTTTATAAGCTCTTTTTCTTCGACCGCTGGGAGTGGCTGTCGGTCACTTTTTACCTGGCCATGGGCTGGCTGGGGATGATCACCATCCCGCAGGCTTCGGGCCTGATGCCGCAGGCAACCCTCATCGGAATCCTACTGGGCGGGCTTTCTTACACCATTGGCGTGGTATTTTACGCCTGGCGAAAGCTGACATACCATCACGCCATCTGGCACCTGTTCGTCATCGGCGGCAGCCTGGGGCACTTCTGGGCGATATGGGAGTTGGTGGTGTGA
- a CDS encoding cation transporter → MKKLILMFFLSVAGMAAGNAQAAKACCAGKDKTACAKEGAAKAACCAKGGHAGCAKAGTASADAGSAEAMASLATETFKVYGNCGMCKRKIEGALSEVKGVQYVNWDVESKALTIKYMPGAVQLDDVKARIAAVGYDSDTHRAPDEVYNSLHGCCQYERPKG, encoded by the coding sequence ATGAAAAAACTTATTTTGATGTTCTTTCTATCCGTTGCCGGCATGGCAGCGGGAAATGCCCAGGCCGCCAAAGCTTGTTGTGCCGGCAAAGATAAAACGGCCTGTGCCAAGGAAGGCGCCGCCAAGGCAGCCTGCTGCGCCAAAGGAGGCCATGCCGGTTGCGCCAAAGCCGGCACTGCTTCTGCTGATGCCGGCAGTGCCGAGGCGATGGCCAGCCTCGCCACCGAGACGTTCAAGGTGTACGGCAACTGCGGCATGTGCAAGCGCAAGATCGAAGGCGCCCTGTCGGAGGTAAAAGGCGTACAGTATGTCAACTGGGACGTGGAATCCAAAGCGCTGACCATAAAATACATGCCCGGCGCCGTTCAACTCGATGACGTCAAAGCCAGGATCGCAGCGGTAGGGTACGATTCCGACACCCACCGGGCGCCGGATGAGGTTTACAACAGCCTCCACGGCTGCTGCCAGTACGAGCGCCCCAAGGGGTAG
- a CDS encoding DUF4058 family protein, which translates to MQSPFPGMDPYLEGYMWPDVHHELASEIRADLAQQISPRYVARISTYTVEDTSPEEEVGIMYPDVEVLKKPAQVKEEETVMASTSKSKALTPATVSIPGPKPIEVRIPLVEIRDRAQNQLITAIEILSPVNKRKPGLVPYREKRQRLHRAGVHLLEIDLLRRGQRPIQYIYLPRSPYMVSLARGEEEQISIWAFGLNDKAPVLPVPLKQPDEDARLDLGEALRRIYQRGLYHLSINYKEAPSPPPLLEEEQAWMADLLAEIRQI; encoded by the coding sequence ATGCAATCTCCGTTTCCTGGCATGGACCCCTATCTGGAAGGATATATGTGGCCGGATGTGCATCACGAGTTGGCGTCCGAAATCAGAGCGGATTTGGCTCAGCAGATTTCACCCAGGTATGTAGCCCGGATCAGTACCTATACCGTTGAAGACACTTCTCCGGAGGAAGAAGTAGGGATAATGTATCCAGATGTAGAAGTATTGAAAAAACCGGCGCAGGTTAAAGAAGAAGAAACAGTGATGGCATCTACTTCGAAGAGCAAGGCTCTAACACCAGCCACTGTTTCCATTCCGGGGCCGAAGCCTATTGAAGTGCGCATTCCTTTAGTGGAGATTCGGGACAGGGCGCAAAATCAACTCATTACGGCTATAGAAATACTATCGCCAGTTAACAAGCGGAAGCCCGGGCTTGTCCCCTACCGGGAAAAACGACAACGCCTGCATCGGGCCGGGGTTCATCTTCTAGAGATCGACCTGTTGCGCCGTGGGCAACGGCCGATCCAGTACATCTATCTGCCCAGGTCTCCTTATATGGTTTCCCTGGCCAGAGGGGAAGAAGAACAAATCAGCATTTGGGCGTTCGGCCTGAATGATAAAGCCCCGGTGTTGCCCGTTCCGCTCAAACAGCCGGATGAGGACGCCCGCCTGGATCTGGGGGAAGCCTTGCGCAGGATTTACCAGCGGGGCTTATACCACCTCTCCATCAATTATAAGGAAGCTCCTTCACCTCCGCCGCTTTTGGAAGAAGAACAGGCCTGGATGGCGGATTTGCTGGCGGAAATACGCCAGATTTAA